The genomic interval TTTTAATTATGCCACTGATAACAGTTTTGCCTTTAACAGCCCCATTCTCAACTTCCAGTATTGCATCCTGAAACCTTTCTATTTCTAACAGTATTTCGTCCTTTAGGGTGCTTATTAATTGCAGAGGCAAATGCAAAGTGGCATGTTGTGTAGTTAATGCAACACACATAACCTAATATAAATTTGTACTTTCATTAATATCCAATGTATCCATTATTACTCTTAATAAGTAAAATTGCATTTTCCTTTAAGCTATAAACATGGCCTGGAGAATGACTATGcaaaattatgaaaataaaccaTCACTTTCATATACCACTTCATAGTTAATTTTCATTCATATTTTAATGATAGAATTTTTGCTCCAACCCTCAATATTCATCGCTGAAACCTGCTGAAATCAGAAAGCAAAGAGGACATGTTCCACTTGAAAGGTAAGTTATGACCTTGCAGCTTAATGTTTTTGAATTTTACCTTTGAAAAAGCAGTCTTCGTTGTGAACGATTGAGATTTTTTGTTTCTTCAGGCAAGCAGCACGATGAAGTTCACAGTGATTTTCATAAAGTTCGCCATCAGAACCACACACAGGCTTGTAATTCGGTTTGCAGCGCTCCATGCACGCACAGTCCGCCTGGCCTGTCTCTTTGTTAACAATGCAGTGCCGGCCAAGCCCACAATATTTGTTCTCGCAGGGTCCGAAATGACCATCCTGACCATGATATGCTGAAAAGTAACAAGAACCAGATGTTTCACTTTCTTTGGGGTAGATAGATAATATCACTGAGGTTGATGTATTATAATCATTTGATAGACTCACATAATTATGTTTGTGatgaaaacttacttcattacTAGCTATGTTGCTATTTACAACAAAGTTAACAATATATCAGCAAACTGCAGATTGTCTGCACAAGAACAAAAGCAAAGATGTGGGGGAATGAAATTGATCACTGGTTGCTAGCTAGTGACACGTAATTACTAGCCACCAGTTGTGCTCAGCTCCACATAGCTGGTTGCATTGCCATCAAAGTGACTCCATCAGAAGAGATAGGTGATACCATAAAAAGCACTTGGTGGTTGCAACCTCTGATGAATTTCTCCCCTGAGCGGTTCAAGAGACTATATGTGGCTCCAGGTAGTCGCTGATTTGAGTAACAGCATTGTTGATGAATGGTTGTCTCACTCATCAATTATCTCATCCAGTTAAGATAATTATTTCTCACATTTTCTTATTAAGCATATCGAGCTCTCACAACATCCTCGTCAGTCCTGTTCTTCACTTACTAtaaggaagaaggcacaggagcctcaggacccacaccaccagtttcaggaacagttaataccctgcAGCCATCAGGATCTTGAGACAGAAGGGATAGctttattcaacttcacttgccccatcactgaattgttcccacaacctacagacttactttcaaggactcttcatctcatgttcgctatttatttatttgtttgtttatttaattttctctactgtatttgcacagtttgttgccttttgcacattgggcaCAGTCTATTGCCTTTCTTAGATTTACTGATTTTCTcttaagaaaacaaatctcaggtttgcatgtggtgacatataccgaaaacactttgataaaaaatttactttgaccttattTCCCTGTAACCATTTTGCTCTACAACCCCTTGAACTCCCCCGCTCCTCTAATTTTCTTAGCACTAACCTACACTGCTTACAAAATAGACaaaccaattaacctagcaactaGCATGTCTTTGGGATTTGACTGAAAATGATCAACCAAGGGAAATACATATGGCCACAAGGAGAATGTGTAAATTTCACACAAACAGAACCTGAGGTCAAATTGTAGAATTTGTGTGGCACCAACACACTGCACCGCTGTGCTCTCCTGAACATAATTTGCTTAACACCCAGGTGaatataattttttttgctgacattttccacacccacccctctgctTCTTTTCCAGCTGCCGGTCTTGATCTTTGTGCCTCTGCTCAATTCCCTGTGTTAAACTGTTACATTATGTTAAAATCATGTTATACTACAAGGGGTGCACTTATAAATGCACCCCAAAAGGGGAATAAATGTTGCCTGCAGATATCCTAAAGTTAGCGCTTGTTACGCTGTTCCATGTGAACTACAAGTTGAAACTATAGATTTTCTCTGCATGCACCTGGGAATGTATAAGGGCATAAAAAAGAACCAACAAAATTGTTTCTACGAATCAAAATTTCACACCAAAGGCAACATGCAGAAGAACTGTATGCAACATTTTAATACACTTCTTAGGAAGCTGCAaaatgttcatcagtctcccaGAAAATTCATTAAAATAATCCATATTACAGAGCATAATTACAATTACAACATATTGATATTTTGGAAAATGCTAATAAAACTATCTAAGCCTTTTGGGACTCTACGTGCAGAATGCATAGGTTGAAAAGAGTACTACCAGAAAGTGCACAAGAGCAGGCCCCCAACAACCAGTAAAATCCTTCTGCTTTCATTCATTCTTCCTTCAGATTTTCGAGCTGAGAATCTCAGCTCCAAATGTGTTTAATGTTCCTTCAGTAATAAAAGAAGTACTAAAAGTTCAATTGACCTCGTTTTCATGCCTTATGAGGAAGAGGGTTCTTTCCTCCCTTCTGTTACAAAAAGAACAATCTTCAGCATAACTGAATGATATGATATTGTTTAATTATAATTTTTTGATTTCAACTTTTGTCACTTTTTAAAACTGTTCagaatttaaaacatttttctaCTTCAATCTGAACAAATCCAGTTATTTGTTAACTGACTCCTCAAATTACTATCTCCTTGACTTAATAAACGGTGAAATATCAGCCAAACTTATGCAGCCTTCCACACTAGTTAATTCGCAAGGATCCTGTAAAACTCTGATAACCCTGCATTAGATCCTGTCCATGCTCAATATATCATCTCTGAAGTGTGTTACTCATAACTGTTATTAGCTATGAAACTGCAATCTCAGAGGAAAAAAAATCTGGTTCAAAATTGTAAATATTGAGATGGTGTAGTCTCTAAGTTTCCTCATGGAACACACTATCTCATAAAGTGACTACACAAATTGCTCTATTTTCTGTTTACTGATTCCAAAGATAATTCTTCCGACAATATAAGGAAGAAGAAAAACCTCCTGTGTAATAATAAATCTGGGCCCTAAGGGCAACAAGTGCTTACCAAGATGTTCTGTAAATGTCAATTTAGAATCACCTTATTAATTCATTTTCTGAATATATATTCTGTATACACAAAAGCACCTGAATTGAGAGGCCACTTTTTTTCAAATCTACTTGGCAGGAATCAATCAATACAGACATTCCAATTTTAAAGTTATGGATCTATCCATATACAATCAAGTTTTCTGCTTATTTCAATGTGTGCAACTCAGAAAATATTTTCATCTACTTTGTGTGGTGACTAAGCCATTATTTTGCATTTTGTGGGTTATCACACAATACAAGCAGCCCAATGTTTAGAAACTAGGCTTTGGCTATAGGTTAACTTAATTGCTGAGTTTGTTGCCATTAATGAACATCAGCTGATTAGAATTTTAATCTGGGTAATCCCAATAAACATGACCCAAAAACTTCAGTGTCTTGAGCACATAATTGGCCACATTCCCACAGAACATCTATGAAATTCCATGAACAGTCATCTGAGACCTGCACTGCagattttattgatttatttattgaggagagaggaggtggagcgaagttaagatggtgctaaatggcaactcctttgcttgcatcttcagaaacagctctgtttccatctgtaatatctttatttttcttttgcagggttcttttgaagaccctgacctggagttacacgctgacttggGTTCTTTGTGATAACTggacccgttctcggggtttcaggaccGACCGTTTTTCAGCATGCCAAaggttcggcctgagagtctgGCTTGGATTTGGAAGCCAAGGATCTTGGGGCTCTAGAGAAGTgcagatcgagggtcggtgtcacagcaGGGGACccgtgtgtcactgggagagtcGGAAAATCTACTGCTGTGTGCCCAAAGATCTGGGATTTAAGATCTTTGggaacagagctcagaaaaagcgacgttatggacttttaacatcataaaccagcgagttgtttgttatgtcacctcgctcactgggaaaatggagacacctccttcccccttattagggagagagagaacttaTGTCAAGTGCCGGGGGAAATGCccagtctttggggtaactgcaagtttgCGTCTTTGCGACTGCTTTGCTCATGCTCGAGTGCTTGGTGGCAGTGACAAtggttgcttttttttttgctggtatgGGGagagggattgttgcttgctgccgcttatgcgcaggagggaggggagctggggggtggaGTTTGGGGTTCTTATGTTTATCTGTcgtttattctttggggcacttctctgtctTCGTGaacgtttgtgaagaaaaagcatttcaggaagtatattgtatatatttctctgacattaaattggacctttgaacctttgagacagaatgcagaataggtCCTCATGGCCATTCGAGCCAAACTattcagcaatcccccaatttatttCTAGCCTAATCAAGGAACAATTTAGCATGAATAATTAACCCACCAAGCGgctcatctttggactgtgggaggaaaccgaagtgCTTGGATGGTACCAGTaaggtcagagggagaacgtacaaactccttacaggcagcggtgggaaatgAAGTTGGGTCACTTAttctgtaaagcgttgtgttaaccactgcactactgtcCCATCCATGGTACTAGATGAAAGGATACTCATGGGTTTCTTGTTGCAGTGAAGAGCTCTGTTGGAATATGAATTGAGAGCTTGAGAGGGGCATCAAATTTTTGTGGTGCCGCAGTAAATCTTTCAATCTTAGATTATTAGCGATATTATACAATAGGAACAGTACTGGAAATAAGGCCAAAACTGAAGACTGGTATTGAAATGGACAACTGTTATGTCTCACAAacatgagaagatctgcagatgctggaaatctaaagtaacgcacacaaaacgctggaagaactcagcgggtcaggcagcatctatgaaaaaatgtAAACAGTTGTCGTTTCGGGCCCAGTCCTTCATCAGGAGGGGAAAGGAGGAtgaaaagtcagagtaagaaggtgggggaggagggaaggaagaaacacaaggtggtaggtgatagatgaaactgagagaagaggagggggtaaagtaaagagccaggaagttgactggtgaaagagataaagtgtTGCAGAAGGGgaaatcttataggagaggacagaagaccatggaagaaaaggaaattgagggagcaccagagggaggtgatgggcaggtaaggagatgaggtgaaagagggaaacaggaatggggaatggtgaaaggggggtGCAATTactgaagttcgagaaattgatgtttatgccatcagtttggaggctacccagacagaatataaggtgttgctcctccaaactgagtgcaGCCTCATCGGAGTGAAGGTGctcggcgaaatggtctcccaactTGCATCGAGTCTCACtgttatacaggaggccacactgggagcaccgataCAGCAGaagaccccaaaagactcacaggtgaggtgtcgtctcacctggaaggactgtttgggaccctgactgGTAGTGGGGAAGGAAGTGAAggagcaggtgtggcacttgttccacttgcaaggataagtatcaGGACGGAGATCCCTGcagagggatgaatagacaatgGAGCTGCAGAAAGCGGAGGGAGGGGGAATTACATGCCCGGTGGTCGGATCCTGTTTTTAATTTGCAGAgatttatgtgctggatgcggaggctagtGAGGTggtagtgaggacaagaggaaccctatcacaGGTGTGGCAGTGGGAGGATGGGGCGAGGGCAGGAAGGCAGATGTGCTCAAAATAGTAGAGATGTAGGTAATTGAtcgtggaggaagggaagcccctttctttgaagaaggaggacatctcagtagttctggaatgaaaaacctcatactgagagcagatgcgacagAGACGGAGGAACAAaaagaagggaatggcatttttatatGACAGGGTGGAAGGAGGAATGTCTCCTGACTTTGCCCAACTGAGTCACACTGGAAATAAAAACAATGTGTATCAATTTATTTACAAGTGTACTTTTGAATTCCCTTGCCTTTAGCACTCTGTGTGACATAACTGTTACTCAGTTGAACCTGGTACTTTCCTCTTCTTGGGTACTGTGCTAGTCTGGCTCGAAGCTTTCATTCCCTCAATGTACATCCTCTGTGCTTTAATCTTGTAACCAATGCCAGTGGTGAAAACTGCTTACACTGCCACCACAGAAAAATATTGCTGTAAAATTAAATATTGAACCTCTCTTGAGCACAGCAGGTCCCGAAGAATCCCAAGTGAAAAAGCTCTGAGATATTAAACTTTTAAATAAGACTGATCAGTCAATGTTTCAAAGGATTTCATGTATACTCAGTTACTTTGAGAAATACAGACACCATCACTTTGACAAAAGTGCCTGCTAATAAGATGTTGGTCACTGCAATCAGCTGAATGTTTTGGCAGTGCTGATTGAAGGGGAAATATCAGATTATCTGATTACCTTTAGTACTTCAACAGTCATCGCCAATAGATTGGTGGATGGACTGGTGAATGCTCCTTTCTTTGTTTATTTCTCTCTACCTTTGCTCATTAACCTATCAGCTATTTAACTTCATCAACAAATCATCAAGATAACTTCAGTCTCATCTTGTCTGAGATAATCCCCATGTCGTATCCATCCCTCAGTTTAAAGCTAATTTGTTTGTCCTTTATCCCAGTTCTGACAAAAGGTCCTCAGACTTaatgagtttccagcattttccattttttaactaagatttccaacatctattgttttttcttaatttttatctcttttgttttatacCTTCTAATCTAATCCTCTCAAGACTCCTACGCTTCCAATTCTATCTGACCACCAGTGATCCCTACTCTTTCCATCCTGCACTGATCAATTTAATTCCAGTTCAATCCTGGCCACCACCCTTCTGGTCACAGTCTGGCCCCTTCTTTCTCAAGCCAGTCTGGACCTCCACATATCCCATCCAGTCATGATCTACACCATTTCGCTCCTGCTCTCTGAGATCTATCTTACCATTTCTGGTATGGAACACAGACCAGCACCAGGAATGAGCCTTTCAGCCTACAACATCCATGCCAAGCATAATGCCAAATTAGACCAATACCTCTATTCC from Hypanus sabinus isolate sHypSab1 chromosome 3, sHypSab1.hap1, whole genome shotgun sequence carries:
- the LOC132390929 gene encoding follistatin-related protein 5-like, translating into MMPDWWSTLLLLCVFYLSTDGVPTKEGFGPKHYLPLVRLRHKQDGSPDSIRLKAYHGQDGHFGPCENKYCGLGRHCIVNKETGQADCACMERCKPNYKPVCGSDGELYENHCELHRAACLKKQKISIVHNEDCFFKAGENPKVVVGELREVQIV